A window of Stutzerimonas stutzeri genomic DNA:
CGACGGCACAATCTTACCAACGTCATCAAAAGTGATGTTCAAACTAAACTGTGCATGGGCTGCGCGCAGGCTCGCCATAAAATCAGGGTTGCGATAGTGCCCTTTCTGGCGAATAGCCGATGCCCTACGCAATTGCATTTTGTTGTCCCCCACATAAGCAATCAGCGGTTGCATGTCGGTGAATACTTCAGAGAACTCCGGTTCAGCTTGCAGCGCGCCGAAGTCCTCTTTATGTGCCTGCTTGTAACTAAGGATGGACTCGAAGCTTGGCTTTGAGCAAACGAGAACATCCTCCCCAACGATGAAGAAATCCACGTATTTGGACAGGTTGAACCCCGGTTTATCATCGAGCCCCAACTCATGGTCGGAGAATACGGCAGAAATGATCTTGAGCGACTTCTTCGCCTTCCACGAATCATCCGTGCGCCGCACGGCATAAATCACTTTATCGCCCGAAACCAGCTTCAACGCGTAGAAGCCCGCATTGCTGATGTCTTTGAGGTTGATCACCTTCTTCGCTGCAACCTCATCGACAGCCTGCGCCACAATCAACCCTGCATGGGTTTCCAGGGTAGTGATCGTCAGCACGCTAGCCTCGTTGTTCTGCGCAAGCAGGCCGTATTCCTGCGTCTCGTTTATACCTTCACAAGTCGTCTGCACTGCCGATTTGATGGCCTCATTCAACGCATCGCTGGTGTCCACCCAGCGGCCGGTAAAGACAGGTCTTTTGTCCTTTCCGGTCGACTTCTTGAAGGTCCACAGCGTCACTGTGGCGTGTTCCAGATCGAATTCCTTGAGAGTTTCTAGCGCTCCAGCCATGGCGTATTCCTTATTCTTTGATGATCAACACATCCTCGAGGGCGCGTTGTTTATGGGTTTGGTTGGGAAACAGGTCGACCTTCGACAAACAGACGCCGCTAAGGACATTCGGGCTCTGCGCGAAGCGATAGCGAATCTCGTAGAGCTTCCAGCCAAAAACGATTAGGAGCGGGTTGAGGATGATCTGGCCAGACTTGTGGGTGATCCAGAACAGCCACGCCAAGAAAATTATGAAACCAATGAACTTGCTGGTTTCCTGATAATCCAGGCTCATGAAAGACACCACATAAGGCAGCACGTAATTCATCAAATCCGAAGGAATGTGTCGAGCCTCCTCGATGGCCACCTCCAGCCTCGGCTTAACGCAGGTCAAAGTAAGCAGGGTAAAGAGAAAACACATCAAACAGACTGCGAACAACGACAACGCCATGAGCGGATTCCGTAAAGGGATGTGACACTGGCTGGTAAAGGCCAGCCAGTCACTGCACCACGGTAAGGACAGCGCTTCATACTGGTAGTCTTGTGTCAGCAAGATCACGCTCAGCGGCAGGTAGGAGCCGATGTAAATCATTGCTGCTGCGTGCGTGCGAAATTTCATATGTATGCCTACTTCCCTGCCTATCCCGATCCTATTGTTTCATTTAGCGTACTAGCGGCCCAAGCAATTGCGTAGTCAGGGGCTGCGTCGGACGCCGTGCCTTCGAGGCTGCAGGGGGACGCCTCTTGGCGCTGCAGTTTCAACGCTGCTGTAGCCTCGGCAAGGCTTATCTGTAGGCTCTGTACGCGCTGGGTCTGCGTCGAAACGACTTCGCTGTCCGTTCATTGGCAGTCTCGGGTAGTGTCATCTGCCCCCCTACTCAGCTTCTGGCCTCAGTGTGCCGGATCTTTTGCTACGTGCGCCATCGCTGTTCGCAAGCGGTGCCCCGAGTAGCTTCAGCTGTGCAGCGGCTTCGATCAAACGCTCCTGCAGACCCTGCGCTTGCTGTGCCTGAATCACGGAGGCTTCGCCCAGCCGGGACACTTCCTCCTGCAATGTGCGACAACGCTGTTCCAGGGTTTCATTCGTGCGCTCAACGCCGGTCAGTGCGCTCTTGGCGGTTTCTAGGGCCTGGGTCTTCTGCGCCAGAAGCTGTTGTTGCGCATGCTGCTCTTTCTGCAACTGCCGCGCCTCGGCGAGCAGGCGCGCATTGTCGCGGTTCAGTTGGGTCAGTTCGTCCTGCTTGATTATCACGGTCTGCTGAAGTTGCCGCAGCTCCAGTTGCAGTTGTTGCACCTGCGACTCGTGTCGGCGCTGTTCTTGCTCACGCTGCTCTTTGCTGGCCAGGCGATAGTGCTCCAGAGCATCGCGGGCATGCTGATGCTTTTCCTCCAGCGAGCGAATTTGGCTGTCGCGGTCCTGCAGGCGCGCGTCCTGATCGCGGTTAGCCTGCACCAGGCGGGCATTCTCAACCTCGGACTGCTGGCGTTGCTGCTGTTCCTGCTGTAGCGCTTGCTGAATTGCCTGAAGCTGTTCCGTGACCCCGCTGCACTGACTTTCCAGTTGCTGGATACGGCTTTCAGCCAGCCGAGTCTGGTTCTGGTAGTCGAGCCGCTCACGTGCCAGTTGCTCGCGCTCCTGGGCCACGGCGGCCTGCGCGTCCTCCTTTAGCTGATCCGCCAACTGGCCGACCAAGTTGGCCAACTGTTCGCTGAGCGGGATCGCGGCCGTATTCCGGCCGCGCTCGGCGTCTTCGAGCTCTTTCAAGTAGCGGTGAATGGTGGTTTTCGAGCCGGTGTTGCCCAGTTCGACGCGTACCGCGTCGATGCTGGGGTTCTCGCCCCGCGCCAGGATGGCCTGTCGCGCCTTCTGAACCAGCGCCTTGTTAATACCGCCACGGGCCATGGTGTGCTCCTACGATTTCGTAGTGGATTACATACCATGTATTTACATGCCAAATTGATCTGAAGTAAAGCCGGATTCAGTGGCTTAAATCAGATAAAGTAATGAAGACTTATCGAATGGTATAGATGAAAACTGCGGTCAAGCTGTGGCTTTTCAGTACGGTTGGTGGGCGTCAGGTGATGACTGAGGTAGATCGCTACATACAGGCTGGTACCCGGGAGAACACCCGGCGCAGTTATCAATCGGCCGTAGAGCACTTCGAAGTGACCTGGGGTGGGTTCCTGCCGGCCACCAGCGACAGCATCGTGCGCTACTTGGTCGATCACGCTGATAAGCTGTCGATCAACACCCTCAAGCAACGCCTGGCAGCGCTCGCTCAGTGGCACAGCAGCCAGGGCTTCCCCGACCCCACCAAAACCCCAGTTGTCCGTCAGGTACTCAAGGGCATTCGTACCCTGCATCCTGCTCAAGAAAAACAGGCAGCGCCTCTGCAGCTTAACCACCTCGAACAGGCCATCGCCTGGCTGGATAAAGAAGCAGCACGCGCGACCGCGCAAGCTAACCTAGGAAGGCTACTGCGCTGCCGTCGCGATGCCGCCTTGATCCTGATCGGCTTCTGGCGTGGCTTTCGCAGTGACGAGTTGTGTCGCCTGCAGATCGAGCAGATCCAGGCCAAAGCTGGTTCCGGCATGGAGTTGTACCTGTCGCACAGCAAGGGGGATCGCCAGCACCTTGGGACTACCTATCAAACGCCCGCATTGAAACGACTCTGTCCGGTACAGGCCTACCTGGACTGGATCAGCGTGGCCGGCATTGCCCGTGGACCGGTGTTTCGCCGGATCGATCGCTGGGGGCATTTGGGTGAGAATGGCTTCCACCCCAACAGCATCATCGCACTCCTGCGCCAGATCCTGCGGGGTGCTGGTGTACCGCAGTCACTCACTGCGTCGGGGCTTTGCCACCTGGGCTACGGCGAATGGTTGGGACATCAAATCGTTGATGACCTACGTGGGCTGGAAAGACATCAAGTCAGCCATGCGCTACATTGATCCCGCCATTTCCTTTGGCGGCTTAGCCGCGAAGCAGACCCTTGAGCCTAGCGCCAATACGTTGACTCAGCTGACGCCAACTCAGCAATCCTAGTGGAGGAGTGCCTAGCCATACGCAGGTCGCCGAATGCTATCCGCGCATACCCCCCCGCAAATGCTGGCCCTACCTCCCCCGCTATAGTAGCGTTGCGCCATCCGTCCGGAGTTATCGACTGGAAAGCCACTCCTAGAAGCCTTGCGAGCAAGCGGTGACTAGCCAAAATTCGAGTACGAGGCACTCATCTGGCCGATTAAGCGTAAGAGGTTCTCCGCTCATAAGTCTCTAAGTCGGGCCTTTAAATCACTGCTATTTCTCTATGAATAAGATATGGAAGTCCTATGTCAAATCTGATTTCTGAAGTCAAAGTCAATCATGCTCTGCTTGATCAGTTTGTGAAGGACGGCCCAGGCTTGCCTGATCATGTAATGTTAAATCCTAATACTGGCGAGCGCGATATATCTGTGCTCGAAAGAATTATTGGCATGACTAGAGCAATCCGGCGAATGGAAGCTGCAAAGCACAAACCTGGCGCTCGTGTAATAGATTTCCATAAGTCCGCGCCCGGCCGGATGCTACTTCTAATTAATGACTTATATCTGGCACAACAGAACTGCAGTCAAAAAACCAAGAGCAATAATGCGTATCGAAGCTGGGAGATGATTGTCTTCAGGCGGATTAATAACAATTGGTACGATCCACAGGGGATTGCGGCTGAGCGATTTAAAAAGATGTCGGAGGAAGATCAGCGCGCACTGGAGGCGATGGCTGAGCCACGACTTTCTTGGATGCAAGGTGTAAAAAACACCTCAGCTCAGACAATTAAATTCATGGAGAGTCGCTGGTACTTTCAACAAATCTCAGGAATGGTGGGTCTTCTACTGGATCAGTTGCCTAAATGGCATACATTAAGCAGTGACGAAAAGTTGATACTGGCAGATGGTGTGTATGCATGCGCCACTCCTTTTGGTACTGATATATTAGGTGTGTTTATTTCGCAACAACCAGAGCTGATGAACTACTACTCTGAGATACTGAAAGATGCAAGAGCAATCAAGGAGGAAGAGCCCGCTGAAGTTAAAGCAGATTCTGCTGAATTTATCGAGCACTCGTCCTCTCTGAGTCTCCCAGCTCTCTATAGTGAGCTATTCAAGATTGCCGAGCAGGCAAAAACCGATGCAGGTAATCTCAAATACGCTGAGCAAATCGAGCTGCTCATTACCTCTAATCTCCCACGGTTAAAGCAAGAGTACTCGCTGGGAGAGGATGTTATTCGGAATATCCTGACTGAATGCATTAGCGTGCTGGAAGAAATTGGACGTAACGTCCCTTTGCTTGAGTTCGAGGACGAAGAATTTTTGTCCGCCTTCCGGTCGGCATGGCTCCAGTTCTTCAATATGCGGTTGATGGAAGAGGTGCCGAAAACGCTTCTGCAAGACGTGGCCATGGAGCGCTACACAGGTGCCGAAGAGATCAAGCATCGCTTTAAGATCGCCGAAAGCGTACTTGTGTCAGCCGAGACTGAGCTCGACGGGCTCAATGAAAAAATTAAGACTGCAAACTTTCGCGAGAAAAGCGATCTGCGTAACAGCATCACTCAGGCCGAAGAGCTGAGGGTGACGGGGAATAAGCAGAACCAAGAAGCAGAGAGCGACGGCTACAACCTGTTGCTGCCGCCAGGCTCCTTTATTGACTCGCTGCCGGAAGGACAATACGTGCAGCTGACCCCTGAGCTATACCACCCGACCACCAAGGCCGCCTTGAAAGCATGGTCATGGAACCCAGAAGCTGCTCATGCCGTAATCGTGGAAAAGGAAGAGGCACTCTCCGCAGAAGCCAAAGAAATTTCAGCACCGGAGGCCGAGTTCATCCCAGTAGAGAATGAGAAGCCTGAGGTCATCTCTGCAGAAATTTCAGCTGCCGAAAAACTACTGGATAGCGTAGCTGAAGAATCACGGGCTCCTGCCAAAGTTGGGGATGTGCCAGAAGAGTCTGAGCACAATCCAGAAAAAGATGTTCCGTTATCTGAGGAGGTAACGGCGGTGTTAGCGGCGGAACCGCTGCCGGAAGAAGAAGTGAATGTTTCCCAATACATGGGAACGCCCATGGAAGCTCGTCTGAGGTTTGAACACTGCAAGCAATCAATGGGCTTTGTTCCAGCCATAGCCGCGGAGAATATCGCTCTATTGTGGCTTAGGCAGGGTCATCTACCGCTGGCCAGCAAGACGTTGGAGGTAGCGGGACGATTAAATCTGGATGGTGAATTATTGTCTCTCTCGCTGGTCCAGGCAGCTTATCAAGGCATGCATGTCTGGAGCGGTAATACCTCGACAGTGACGCGCATCATGCAGAGCATGAACCAACTTTCCTCTGACGTAATAGAGGCATGGATAGATCGGCGGCCCGGTGGGCGTGTAGTGCCCTACCTAGTATTTACAGCCACCTTCCAACCAACAATTTTTACCGGGAACATGACAAGTGCCCCTCGGTTACTCGCATCAGTAGCCTCGTACTTTGATGGCCCGATTGTTCGCATGATTGATGAGCTAGTCGACTTCTCTAGCCGCAATCTCCGTCTCGATGTGGACACTTTAAGAGAACAGCCCAAGGGGGATGACAAAGAAAGCCGGAGCAAGTTGGCGGTACGGCTTATTGAATGGCATGACCGTATCCAGAATAAGCAAACGGGCTGGGCACCTGCCCGCAAGGCCATGAAGGAATGCCTAGAGCATGAGGATTTTGCGCTCGCTTACAACAGCATCACAAAGGATGATGTTTTGGCGATCAACCAGGTTCGTGAATTCGCAGACAAGTATCGGGATCAGGAAGAGCAAAATCGCCTGATGCATACCGAAATTCTGAAGGTGATGAACGAAAGCACGGCAGCCCCAC
This region includes:
- a CDS encoding tyrosine-type recombinase/integrase; protein product: MASTPTASSHSCARSCGVLVYRSHSLRRGFATWATANGWDIKSLMTYVGWKDIKSAMRYIDPAISFGGLAAKQTLEPSANTLTQLTPTQQS
- a CDS encoding Kiwa anti-phage protein KwaB-like domain-containing protein → MAGALETLKEFDLEHATVTLWTFKKSTGKDKRPVFTGRWVDTSDALNEAIKSAVQTTCEGINETQEYGLLAQNNEASVLTITTLETHAGLIVAQAVDEVAAKKVINLKDISNAGFYALKLVSGDKVIYAVRRTDDSWKAKKSLKIISAVFSDHELGLDDKPGFNLSKYVDFFIVGEDVLVCSKPSFESILSYKQAHKEDFGALQAEPEFSEVFTDMQPLIAYVGDNKMQLRRASAIRQKGHYRNPDFMASLRAAHAQFSLNITFDDVGKIVPSPETCKDIFQALLDHRLMSHFSHRVYDVQNAADVAVN
- a CDS encoding DNA-binding protein, encoding MARGGINKALVQKARQAILARGENPSIDAVRVELGNTGSKTTIHRYLKELEDAERGRNTAAIPLSEQLANLVGQLADQLKEDAQAAVAQEREQLARERLDYQNQTRLAESRIQQLESQCSGVTEQLQAIQQALQQEQQQRQQSEVENARLVQANRDQDARLQDRDSQIRSLEEKHQHARDALEHYRLASKEQREQEQRRHESQVQQLQLELRQLQQTVIIKQDELTQLNRDNARLLAEARQLQKEQHAQQQLLAQKTQALETAKSALTGVERTNETLEQRCRTLQEEVSRLGEASVIQAQQAQGLQERLIEAAAQLKLLGAPLANSDGARSKRSGTLRPEAE